One window of Komagataeibacter xylinus genomic DNA carries:
- a CDS encoding alkene reductase, translating into MSSSSLFGPMRLGDLSLENRIFLPPLTRCRSTQPGDIPNALMAEYYAQRTQAGFLITEGTQIEPRGQGYAWTPGIYSPEQVAGWKLVTDAVHAKRRPIFAQLWHVGRVSHRALQPGHEAPIAPSAVAATGVNVFIPTGPGTGKLVPPDMPRALTVPEIHAMVEMYAQAARNALSAGFDGVEIHAANGYLINQFLSERANFRTDAYGGSLSNRLRFLREVVEAVSAVVTPDRLGVRFSPLFGTTAEERVYLGLLEDNPAETYTQAVRVLAEAGIAYVSLAEADWDNAPEMPDAFRASVRDIFGGRILCAGRYDLHKAQHVLGHGWTDVIGFGRKFIANPDLPARLEHNWPLNLLDPATMYGGSAHGYTDYPFHNQ; encoded by the coding sequence ATGTCTTCATCTTCTTTATTCGGGCCTATGCGGCTGGGCGACCTGTCGCTTGAAAACCGGATCTTCCTGCCACCGCTGACACGCTGCCGCAGCACCCAGCCCGGCGATATTCCCAACGCGCTGATGGCCGAGTATTACGCGCAGCGCACTCAGGCGGGTTTCCTGATTACCGAAGGCACGCAGATCGAACCCCGCGGACAGGGCTATGCCTGGACACCGGGCATCTACTCCCCTGAACAGGTCGCGGGCTGGAAACTGGTCACCGATGCGGTACACGCAAAGCGGCGACCCATCTTCGCACAGTTGTGGCATGTTGGCCGCGTGTCCCACCGGGCATTGCAGCCCGGTCATGAGGCACCGATCGCCCCGTCCGCCGTGGCCGCAACGGGTGTCAACGTGTTCATCCCCACGGGGCCGGGCACGGGAAAGCTGGTGCCGCCCGACATGCCGCGCGCGCTGACCGTTCCTGAAATCCATGCAATGGTGGAGATGTATGCACAGGCAGCACGTAATGCGCTGTCTGCCGGGTTCGATGGAGTGGAAATCCACGCCGCCAATGGCTACCTGATCAACCAGTTCCTATCCGAACGGGCCAATTTCCGCACCGATGCCTATGGCGGTAGTCTGTCCAATCGCCTGCGCTTCCTGCGTGAAGTGGTCGAGGCCGTCTCCGCCGTGGTCACGCCTGACAGGCTGGGCGTGCGGTTTTCCCCGCTGTTCGGCACGACCGCGGAAGAGCGCGTGTATCTCGGCCTGCTGGAAGACAACCCGGCGGAGACCTACACGCAAGCCGTGCGCGTGCTGGCAGAGGCAGGCATCGCCTATGTCTCGCTGGCCGAGGCTGACTGGGACAATGCGCCCGAAATGCCGGATGCCTTCCGCGCCAGCGTGCGCGACATCTTTGGCGGCCGCATTCTGTGCGCAGGCCGGTACGACCTGCACAAGGCACAGCATGTGCTGGGTCATGGATGGACGGACGTGATCGGCTTTGGCCGGAAGTTCATCGCCAATCCGGATCTGCCTGCGCGGCTGGAACATAACTGGCCGCTCAATCTGCTGGACCCGGCGACGATGTATGGCGGCAGCGCACATGGCTACACCGACTATCCTTTCCACAATCAATAA
- a CDS encoding helix-turn-helix domain-containing protein: MPRIRHTTLACSPGCTVEATLELFGGKWKALILYHLFEDGVLRFGELRRRLPNVTQRMLTNQLRELEADGLVSRTVFPEVPPHVEYALTDLGKTLKPVIQALKTWGDRYAHSVQRNKAAD; this comes from the coding sequence ATGCCCCGCATCCGTCATACCACGCTGGCCTGCAGTCCCGGCTGCACGGTGGAAGCTACGCTCGAACTGTTTGGGGGTAAGTGGAAGGCGCTGATTCTGTACCACCTGTTCGAGGACGGGGTGCTGCGGTTCGGCGAACTGCGCCGCCGCCTGCCCAACGTCACACAGCGGATGCTGACCAATCAGTTGCGCGAACTCGAGGCGGACGGGCTGGTGTCACGCACCGTCTTCCCCGAGGTGCCCCCGCATGTGGAATACGCCCTGACCGATCTGGGAAAGACGCTGAAGCCGGTCATTCAGGCGCTCAAAACGTGGGGAGATCGCTATGCGCATTCTGTCCAGCGGAACAAAGCTGCTGATTGA
- a CDS encoding alpha/beta hydrolase: MSKYLHCTMIVVTACALLPIVAYASDHIAPGITANIVDPGINERVMNIPLNAGGSIRAVFGSPARPQATIIMFPGGIGDIGLGQDGRIRHGDNFVVRTRKAWNKRGYAVLIPDTVGHRNLRGQRSSARYAQLIEDIIAFVHRQDSGPVFLLGTSQGAIAAVNGAAHAASGDIAGVVLTESVSVMGVSGETVFSAHPEKVQAPVLVVANRDDRCNVAPPQDAKRIGAAMTGSREVTVLMVAGGTTRSEKNCGSLTPHGYFGIEAEVITRISAWLEATIRTASLK; encoded by the coding sequence ATGTCAAAATACCTGCACTGCACGATGATCGTGGTGACTGCCTGCGCGCTCCTGCCAATAGTGGCTTATGCCAGCGACCACATTGCCCCGGGGATCACTGCCAATATCGTAGATCCGGGTATCAATGAACGTGTCATGAATATCCCTCTCAATGCTGGCGGGTCTATCAGGGCCGTCTTCGGTTCTCCGGCCCGGCCACAGGCAACGATCATCATGTTCCCGGGCGGCATAGGTGACATCGGCCTCGGGCAGGACGGGCGCATCCGGCATGGTGACAACTTCGTCGTGCGAACGCGCAAGGCATGGAACAAGCGCGGCTATGCGGTTCTCATTCCGGACACAGTTGGTCACCGCAATCTTCGAGGGCAGCGTAGTTCCGCGCGTTATGCCCAACTTATCGAGGATATCATCGCTTTCGTGCATAGACAGGACTCAGGGCCTGTTTTTCTACTTGGTACAAGCCAGGGCGCCATTGCAGCCGTCAATGGCGCGGCCCATGCCGCTTCAGGGGATATTGCCGGTGTCGTGCTGACTGAATCGGTATCCGTTATGGGCGTCAGCGGGGAAACCGTTTTCAGCGCCCATCCAGAGAAGGTGCAGGCGCCTGTTCTCGTTGTCGCCAATCGCGATGACCGATGCAATGTTGCCCCGCCACAGGACGCAAAGCGAATTGGCGCAGCCATGACAGGCAGTCGTGAAGTCACCGTGTTAATGGTGGCAGGCGGTACAACCCGGTCTGAAAAGAACTGTGGTTCGCTTACGCCACACGGCTATTTTGGCATTGAGGCAGAGGTCATTACCCGCATTAGTGCTTGGCTGGAGGCCACGATCAGGACTGCTTCCTTGAAATAG